The Streptomyces sp. B3I8 nucleotide sequence AAAAGGGAGGGACTCGCACCGGAGCCGACTGCCCCGCCCTTTCCCGTCCAAACAGGGCGAACGGGGGATCTTGCCCTCACGGACGGACCCGCGTCGCCGGTGCGGTTCAGCTGTGGAAGGAGATGTACCCGTTGTTGTCGCGGTCGTCGTGGGACTTGGTGTACGCGTGCACGTCGGAGCGGCTGCCCGACGGCTTGTACAGGTAGATCGTGTCCTTGTCGTTGTTCCAGAGGAAGTTGCAGTTGTCGCGGTAGTCGACGTTGCCGGCGTCGGAGTCGTTGCCGTGGCCGCCGCGCAGTCGCACGTAGTCGCCGGGCTGGAGGTAGTGGTTCGCGGTGAACGTGAACCGGTTCCCGGTCGCGTCCTTCACGACGTAGTTCTTCAGGTTGATCGTCGCGGTCCTCGAGTAGTTCTTGACCGTCAGGTACTCCTGCTCGGTGTTGCCCGACGTGCAGCTGTTGGAGTCCCGGCCCGGCGCGTCGTACTGGACACCGCGGATCTTCAGCGCCGACGAGTACTCGGCGGCCTGGGCCGGGGTGGCTATGACGGCGGCGAGGCTGCCGGCGGTGGCGGCCACGATCAGGGCATGACGCTTGCGCATGAGGTTTCCCCCCTCGGTGATGCGGATGAAGCGGATGGAGCCTACACGCCGGATGAAGGCAAAGTGACGGATGGGTGCGGAAAATGTGAAGTCGCAGATGGGGGAGGTGAAGGAGGCGTGGGAGACGGTCCGGTGACGGTCCGCAGGTGTTCCGCGGCCTGCCGGGAGGGCCGTACCGGCAGGTGAACGTGGGATGAAGAGTGCTTCCGGTTTGCCGACCGGGAAGGTCGTGTTCGCGTGATCGTCACCGAAGCCGTCGACGATCACTCCGTCGGCGTGGGGACGACGGAGCGGAGAGACTCGGTGATGAGCGGTCAGGAACCGGAACGGGCAGGGAGGTTAGGCCCGGACGACGCGCTGTGGCGGCGCGTCGCCGAGGCCAGGGCCGAGGTGGAGGCGGTCGAGGCCGCCGTGCGGGACGCCGAGGGGCGTCTGCACGACTTCTCGGCGGTCGCGCGGTCCGAGGACGGCGCCGTCGAGGCCACCGTCGGCTCCCAGGGTGAACTCACCGGTCTGCGCTTCCTCGACGGCAAGTACCGCGACATGACCGGCCTCGAACTCGGCGCGGCCGTCGTGGAGGCCGTACGACAGGGTCGCGACCGTGCGGCCCGGGAGGCCGTACAGGTGTTCCAGCCGCTCGCCGGTACCACCGAGCAGATCCCCGAACTGTCCGGCCTCGACGTCGACTGGGAGCGCTTCCTCGACCGCCACGACGACGGCCGGGGACGCGCCGCCCCTCCCCGGCCGACCCCTGGCTCCCGGCTGCGGGACGAGATCCACGAGGACGGCGACAGCGACAGCGACACGGAAGGACCCCAGCGATGACCGGACCCGCCTTCACCGCCGACTCCGACCGCATCATGGCCGGAAGCCGGGCCATCCATGAACTCGGCAGGGCCACGAAAGCCCTGGCCACCTCCGCGCACTACGCGCTCGCCGACACGAACTGGACGGGCAACGACGACTACGGGCACCAGCTCCGGGCCAAGTACATCCAGACCCGGGAGTCCGTCCTCGGGACTCTCGACGCGGTCGCGGAGGGCGTGACCGCCATCGGCGACGGCACGATCGACAATCTGGGCACCATCCTCGGCACCCAGCGCGGCGCCATGGAGAGCATCGTCCAGCAGGCCCGCGGGGGCCGTTCGTAACGTGGCCATCACCGTCTCGCCCAAGCTCAACTGGCTCTTCTTCATCCTCATCGGGGAGACCTTCCTCGAAGCGAACGAAGACACCGCGTACGACACGAGCAAGTCGTACCGGGCGATCAAGCGGGACGTCGGCCAGCTCAAGGAGCAGGCCCACGCGGCGGTGGCGGCGGTGAGCCAGGGCTTCCCGCCGGGCGTGGCCCAGCAGTTCGTCGCCGCCATCAACGAAGTACTGCCCTACCTCGACAAGTTCGAGAAGGACCTGGACCAGGTCGAGTCCGGCCAGGTCAACGTCTCCATGCAGATCAGGGAGGCGAAGTGGAACATCATCGCCGAACTGATCCGGCTGGCCATCGAACTCGCCGTCCTCGCCGTGCTGTCCTTCTTCACGGGCGGGGCGAGCGCCACCCAGGCGGCGGTCGCCCGGGCGCGCAGCCGTCTGTTCATCCTGGAGACACTGTACGAACTCTCCCACCGCACCCACCTGTTGCCCAGCCTGACGGAGGCCGTGGAAGAGGCGTTCATGACGCTCGCCGTCCGGCTGGCGATGATGACGCTCGCCCCCGACGGACAGCGGCCGCGCTCGATCGACTGGAAGGACGTCGGTGTGAGCGGCGCCTTCGGCGGGCTCGCCGGCGCCTTCGCGCCGGTGTTCGCCAAGTTCGCGAAGAACTTCACCGACAATCTGGTGAACCCCTTCAAGAAGAACATCGACGACATCGTCGGCAAGTTCGACGACGATCTCTTCCGGAACGCCAAGAACAAGGCCGACGACCTGCCGCACCCGGATCCGCGGCCCAACCCGACCACGAGGAACGACCACCGCGACTTCGGCCCGGAGACCACCACCCCGAACCCGAACCCGCACCCGTCCGGCTCGTCGCTCGATTTCAACCCGCCCCACTACACCCCTACGCCCACCCCCACTCCCAAGGGCGGTGACGGGCTCGGTGTCAATTCCGTGCACCAGGGCGGTCAGTTCGTCGCCGACGGCGCCTCCGAGACGCTGGCCGAGTCGATCATCATGGGCGCGTTCTACGGCAACTGGATGCCGAGTTGGCAGACCTTCGTCGGAGCGGGCCTGAGCGAACGGTTCGAGGCGGGCGCGGAGTCCGGAATCACCAACACGGCGAACTGGCTGAAGAACCTGCCGACCTTCTCGGGCGGGGCAGGGGCAGGGGCCGGTGGCGGCGGCACGAACCGGGGCGGCGACGCCGACGGAAGCGGCGACACGCACGGGAGCGGCGACACCGGCCTGAGTGGTGACACCGACAGTGGCTTCGGCGGCGACGGCGACTTCGGTGGCTTCGGTGGCGCCCAGGGGAGTGGCGTCACCCGTACGCAGACGGACGACGGCGCGGACAGCGGCTACGGCAGCGACGGCGGCTTCGACGGTGTGGACGGAAACGGCATCACCCGTACGCAGACGGGCGACGACGCGGACAGCGGCTACGGCAGCGACGGGGAGGCAGACCGCCACGACACTCCCGTCCCCACTCCGACGACAGGCAAGGGACAGGGACAGGGACAAGGCCAGGGGCAGGGCGAGGGGCGGGGGCAGGGCGAGGGACAGGGCGAGGGGCGGGGGCAGGGCGAGGGACAGGGACAGGGCGAGGGGCGGGGGCAGGGCGAGGGGCGGGGGCAGGGCGAGGGGCGGGCGACACCGGCCGACGACGAGGCCGACACCGGCACGGACACCGGGAATCACGCCGACGTCACCGATGCGCACGCGCAGCACGTCGACCCTGTACGGAAGCCCACCGACCCGACGAACGAGGTCGGGCGGATTCGGCCCCGGGAGGAGAGCGGAGCGGGAAGCGGCCGGGACCTCGCCGCTCCCCACCAGGCGGACCGGAACGACCACGACCAGCGGGCGGGGCAGGCCCGGCAGCAGCAGCCCGAGGGGACCGCGGACCGGCCGCGCGACCCCGACGTGGACTCCACCGCCCCGGACGGCTCCGCCCACCCCACCACCGGATCCGTCCCCACCCCGGCCCCCGCCCCCGCCCCCGCCGTGCACCGGGACGGGGCCCAGCGGCAGTGGATCGCCTCGCAGGTGACCGCCGACGACCTCCCGGCGGACGGGCTGCCGGGCGGTCCGGACACCGACACGACGGTGACCGTGCGGGACCTCGCCGCCGCAGGGGTGTCCCTGAGCCCCGATCTGCGGGCACAGGCCGAACTGGGCGGTGACGGCAGGGTGTCCCTGGCCGACAGCGGACTGCCCCCCGTGGACCAGGTCAAGGCGCTGATGATGCGGCCGGGTCCGTGGCCGGAGGGCCTGGAGACCGTGGCCGCCCATGCCTCGCAGCGGCTGTGGCAGGGTTCCTACGACGACTTCGCCCAGTCGGTGCCGGACCTGGATCCGGGCACCGTACGGCAGGCCTGGGACTCGGCGGCGGATCTGGTCCTGCCGGTGGAACCGCACCTCGTGCTCGCGGACCCCCAGCACGCGGTGGACGTGTACCGGGATGCCGTGCGGCAGGTCGCCGACACGCTGGTGAACGGCGGCGGCCGGCCCGCGGCCGTCGGACTGGCCGACCGCCTCCGCGACGACCTGGGACTACCGGCCCGCGTCCGGGGCGGCGGCCCCGGGGCGACGGCCACGACGGATGACCCGCGGCAGGTCCCCACCTCGTCGAGTCTCCCGGACCCGACGGACACGGCGGATGTGACGAACACGGCGGATGTGACGGACACGGCGGACGTGGGGGACACGGAGGACCCGGCACCGACCGGGGCCGACCCCACCGCGCGCGACACGCACACCCCCGGCACGGACACCCGCACCACGGACACCACGGACACTCGCACCTCGGACACTCCCCGCACGGAACCCCCCTTCATTCCGGTCGCCCCCGCCCCGACGCCCGAGAACGGCTCTCCCACCGCGTCCGACCCCACGGTGGTCACGGAGGTCACCGCCCCGTCCGTCGTGACGTCGAGCAGCACGGATCTCCCCGACCTGTTCACCACCACATCCACCTCGTCCGCGTCGTCCGCGTCGTCCGCCTCACCAGTCCCGACACCGGACACGGACGCCTCCACCGTGCCCCAGCCGCGGAGCCACCCCGCCCCCGATCTCGACTTCGTCGTGCCCGATTCCCACTCGTCCGTCCCTGACCTCGACTCCTTCGTCTCCGATCTCTACACCGACACCCACTTCGCACCCCTGTCGGGCACCCCCCAGGCCGGCCCGCCGTCGCCGACCGGTTCCCTCGGTTCGACGGCCATGGACATCGACTCACCCAGCCCCGGGAGCCCCGCACCCGGGAGCCCCGTACCCCAGGGCGGTTCCCACCCGTCCCCGCCCGGAGACCCGTACCGCGCGCCCCTCGTCCACGCCTTCGGCGACGGCATCACCGGCAACCGGCTGTACCCGCAACTCCACGACGCCATACAGCGGCTGGACACCCTGCGGGGGCTCGACACGGACCCCTCGGTGCGGGACGGGGCGCTCGACCTGGACGCCGTCGCCCGCCGGGTGCTGTTCCTGGACCCGACGACGCCGGTCGGCAACAACGAGTACGGCGACCTGTTCCGTATCGCCCTCGACCCGGCCATGGAGCACGCCCCCGGCCTCGCCACCCTCGCCGCGTTCGGGCTCTCCCTGCGCGGGGCGCTGTCCCACCCGTATGCCATGACCGCCCCCGACGGCACCGCGTACGGACGTGACTGGGGCAGTGTCCCGGGGGACAGCCACGGGCTCGACCTGGACCTGGACCACACGTGGGAGCACAACGGGCAGCCGGACGGGCAGCCCCAGTCGACCGATCCCGGTCCGGCGCCGTGGCGTCCGGCACCGGGCGGACCGCGGCCGTTCGTCGTCGTGGCCGGCGGCACCCCCCACCAGGTCGCCGTCACGACGAGCGACGGCACGGAGTACGCGCTGTCGATCGACGAATTCGCCGAACTGCTCGCCCTCGACCCGGTGTTGTCCGCACTCCCGGGCGACGTGCCGGTGCTGTTGGTCGTTCCCTACGCCGGGGGACGGCAGTTGGAGCTGCCCCGAACCCTGGCCGACCGGCTCGGCCGGCAGGTGTGGTCCACCAGCGGCAACCCCATCGTGGAGATCCAGGACGACGGGACACCGCCCAGGATCCTCCTGGACCGGCAGCAGGACGTGCCCCGCGGCGACTGGATCCGCAGCAGCCCCGGCGAGGTGCTGAGGGACACGCCCTCCCAGGCCACGACAGCCACCACGCAGACCGCCGACATCCCCGAGTGGGAGCGCAATCTGGTCAGCTTCACCCTGGTCGCGGGCGGGGACGGCACCCGGCAGACCGGACGGGCCGCGTTCCGCCCGGACGATTTCGCCGGGGGCCGGGAGGCGACCCACCGCCAGGTGCACCGGGCGACCACCTTCGCGCACCGGCATTCCGGTACCCGACGGGCCACGGTCGACAAGCCGCTGACCGTGGGCGCCAAGCCCGGCGAGCAGGTGCACCACGTCTCCATGCACGGCAGCCCGCGCCACGTCGACATGCCGCAGGAGGACGGCTCCACCTACCGCGCCTCCGGCCCGGAACTCACCCGATGGCTCAACCGCCGGCCGAGCGTGCGCCGCCTGCGCGACCAGGACTGGATCTACCTCGACTCCTGCTGGACCGGCGGCGTCTACGGCGGGGACACGGACGCCTACTCCAACGTGGCCGCCTCCCTCCCTCCGTCCCCGGACCCGCTCGCCGACATCCCCATCGCCCAGGTCGTGGCCAACGGCACCCGCAAGCGTGTCCGGGCCGGCGACCGCGCCGTCGGCTACGGGTCCTCGGGGGGTCCCAACCCGCGTTTCTGGCTGGACTCGTACACCGACGCGCAGGGGCGCTTCGGCCACGTGCGGGAGTTCTGGCCCGAGCCCCGCGACGCGGAGCTGGCCGACCTGGCCCGCACCGCCGGACTGCACACCGGCCCCGGTCCCGTGTCCGGGGACACCCTGGACCGGACCCTGCGGCTGGTGCGCGCCCTGCGGCAGACCTTCGGCCCCGGCATCGGCCCCGGCATCGGCTCCGGTATGAGCCAACACCCGGCCTACGACGACCTGCTGCGCGGCATCGGTGCCCTGGAGTCGATGCGGCAGAACGACCCGCACCTGAACGGTATGGGGCCCTTCACCCTGGAGCTGTTCCAGCGGGCGGCCTTCGCCGACCGACGGGACCACGGCGACGGCGCCCGACTCCTCGACCACGGTGCCTACCGCGCCGTGCTCGCGCGGGCGGCCACCGCGCCCCCGGGCACCCGGCTCACCGACTTCGTCCGGGTGCCGCTGCTGGCCGGGATCGCCCAACAGATGCGGGGCTTCACCGACCTTGCGGCAACCGCCGCACGGGTCCTGCGGCTCGACGCCTCGGCCACGGTCGGCCCGGCGGAGATCTCCCGGCTCTACTGGGCGCAGGTGAAGTCGTACGAGTACCTCTCCTCGCTGCCCGACGTGGGAACCGCCGCCATGGTGGCGCTGCACCTGCCGGCGCCCGATCCGTCGAAACGTGCCGCACTGGGCTGGCTGGCCACCAGGGCGATCGCAGCCGGCCGCAACCCGTCCAACTCCGTCGAACTCGCCGCCTACCACCTGGAGGAAGAGGGCGCCTTCGACCCCCAGTCACTGACGCACGACGCGGTCGGCCGGCCCAACGGCCGCAACTGGGGCACCCCGGTGGCAGCGGGCACGCAGGTGGACACCTACGTCGTCGGCACACTGGCCCAACGGCCCGACGGGTCCTACCGTCGTGCCGGCCAGGAGGCGGCGCCCTGGGTGACCACGGGCAAGCGGCCGGCGTATGTCGTGGCGACGGAGGAGTACGGGACGGGGAGGGCCTGGGTCTCGCTGACCGGCGGTCGACGGGTCGCCGTGCCACATGCCGAGGTCGCCGAACTCGTCGCACGCGACCCCGAACTCATCGCCCGGGACGTGTGGGACACGGACGTCGTCCTCGCCGTCTCCGGAGCCGGCGGCGACAGCACGGCACAGCCGAACCCGCCGCAGCCCGGCACCTCGCAGTCCGGCGCCCCGCAGTCCGGCGTCCCGCAGCCCGCTCCGGCCTCGTCCCTGCGGACCGCCGTCGTCCGTGCCACCGGCCGGACCGTGTGGGCGCCCCGGGGCACGACCGGGCTCGGTCACTCGGGCGGCTCCCACAACACCGGGCCGGTCTCCCTGGCCGGCGTTCCCGCCACGCCCGGCACCCCGGCCGCGGCCGACTGGACCCGCACGCACCCGGCCTCCCTGCACCCGACCGCGCAGCAGACCCCGA carries:
- a CDS encoding YbaB/EbfC family nucleoid-associated protein; this encodes MIVTEAVDDHSVGVGTTERRDSVMSGQEPERAGRLGPDDALWRRVAEARAEVEAVEAAVRDAEGRLHDFSAVARSEDGAVEATVGSQGELTGLRFLDGKYRDMTGLELGAAVVEAVRQGRDRAAREAVQVFQPLAGTTEQIPELSGLDVDWERFLDRHDDGRGRAAPPRPTPGSRLRDEIHEDGDSDSDTEGPQR
- a CDS encoding lamin tail domain-containing protein — protein: MRKRHALIVAATAGSLAAVIATPAQAAEYSSALKIRGVQYDAPGRDSNSCTSGNTEQEYLTVKNYSRTATINLKNYVVKDATGNRFTFTANHYLQPGDYVRLRGGHGNDSDAGNVDYRDNCNFLWNNDKDTIYLYKPSGSRSDVHAYTKSHDDRDNNGYISFHS